TGATGAAACCCAGTATCAGACCGATTCCCGCGTGAGGAGTTACCTGACCGCCCGGCGTATCGTCTGGATGTCTGACCATACCGGTGCGTTTATAAAGGGGCCGCAAAACCTGCTGCTGCCGGGAAGCGGCCAGGCCGATCTGGTCCATAAAAATTTCTGTACCCTTAAAAGCACGGATAAGATCAAGCCCGGTATCGTGCTGGATTTTGGAAAGGAAATTCAGGGAGGGATACAGCTGGTAACGGATCAGCCATCCAACCACAATCCCATTCGGGTCAGGATACGCTTCGGGGAATCTGTGAGTGAAAGCATGTCGGATATTGACACCATCCAGGGGGCCACCAACGACCACGCCATGCGCGACTTTACCATGGAGGTACCATGGCTCGGAACCATCCAGGTAGGAAATTCAGGCTTCAGGTTTGTCAGGATAGATCTTGTAGAACCAAACCGCGAATTGCAGCTCAAAGAGGCCAGAGCGATATTTGAATACAGGGATATTCCATACCTGGGTTCCTTCAAAAGTAATGATCAGCGCCTCAATCAGATATGGAACACGGGCGCCTATACTGTGCACCTTAATATGCAGGAATACCTGTGGGACGGTATCAAACGCGACAGGCTCGTGTGGGTGGGAGATATGCATCCGGAAGTGATGACGATCAACACCGTATTTGGTAAAAATGAAGTAGTAGCCAAGAGTCTGGACCATGCCCGTGACATCACACCGCTTCCGGGGTGGATGAACGGCATCAGTGCGTATTCGATGTGGTGGGTGCTGATTCACCGGGATCTTTACAAAAACCAGGGCGACAGGGAATACCTTCGGAAGCAGCAGCGGTATCTGGTGGGCCTGCTTGACCAGCTGATTGGAAAAACAAAGGATCATTCGGAAGCTTTGGATGGAGGACGCTTTCTGGACTGGCCGTCAAGCGAAAACTCCAAAGGAGTGCATGCAGGCTTGCAAGCCATGATGGTAATGACACTGGAAGCAGGCGCAGAATTGTGTCTGATACTGGATGAACCCGCCCAGGCAGCCAAATGCAAGGAAACCGTTTCCCGGCTTAAATTGTATATTCCGGATGCCAATAATTCCAAACAAGCCGCTGCATTGCTGGCGCTGGCGGGGCTTGTTGACGCAAAAAAAGCGAACACCGAAGTAATTTCTCAGGGCGAATGTGAGAGGTTTTCGACGTTCTATGGATACTATATGCTTCAGGCAAAAGCCAAAGCCGGCGACTACCAGGGTGCGCTGGATTGTATCCGTAATTACTGGGGAGGCATGCTTGACATGGGTGCCACCACTTTCTGGGAAGATTTTGATCTGGCCTGGACAAAAAACGCAGCGCCCATTACCGACCTGGTGCCAGAAGGAAAGGATGATATTCATGGGGATTTTGGAGCATATTGTTATAAAAATCTTCGCCATAGCCTTTGTCACGGATGGGCTTCCGGGCCTACCTCATGGCTTTCCGAGCATGTGCTGGGTATCAGCGTAGTGGAGCCGGGAGGTAAAACCATCAGGATACAGCCTAATCTGGGGGACCTGCAATGGGCGGAAGGTACCTATCCGACGCCCATGGGGATTGTGAAGGTCAGACATGAAAAACAAACTGACGGAAAAATTAAATCGACCATTGATGTGCCTAAGGGAGTGAAAGTACTGCGTTAATCTCTGTTTTTGCAACCGGCTCTTCAAGTCAGGATAAATGATATCAAAATGAAAAAAATAATATTTTATCTCTTTACAAGTCTGATCCCCGGGATTGTTTCCCAAGCATCCGACCTGACCCCTCGGTTGTTAAAATGTGAGTACAAACAGCACCCGGTTACGGACGTAACTTCGCCGCGGCTCAGCTGGGAACTTACATCGGCGGTTGCCAACCAAAAACAAACCGGCTATCAGATACTGGTGGCTACATCGGTTGACAAGCTGACACCGGAAAAATCGGACCTCTGGAATTCAGGAAAAATGCCGGGCCGTCAGACAAATCAGGTGGAATACCACGGCAAGGCGCTGGCTTCTCGTATGATTTGCTACTGGAAAGTGCGGAGCTGGGACAAAAACGGGCTGCCCGGTCCCTGGAGCAAGGCGGCTCGCTGGGAAATGGGGTTGCTTGGGAAAAATGAATGGAAAGGAGAGTGGATAGGGATGGACCTGGACCATTTGGGTAAGGGGCCGGAATATCACTTGCCACCAGCGCCTTATACGCGTAAGGAAATAAGAATCACCCAAAGGGTAAAGAAAGCCAGACTGTATGTGACGGCGCTGGGGTTGTATGAATTTTCGGTGAACGGGAAAAAAGTCGGGGACGCCTTCCTTGCACCCGGCTGGACCGACTACGACAAAAGAGTATATTACCAGGTATATGACGTTACCGATAGGGTGGTGCAGGGTACAAACGCTTTGGCAGCACAAATATCTTACGGATGGTATGCCGGTTACCTGGGTTATGCGCTTCTGGTAAAGAATCCGGTGGTAAGGGCATTTTATGGTAAAGTCCCGGTGCTAAAGGCTCAGCTTGAGGTAAATTATGAAAATGGGGAGAGCGAAACATTTGTAACAGGCAAAGACTGGAAAGTAAATTACGGGGCATTGCAGGAGTCGGATATACTAAATGGTGAGACATACGATGCAAGACTTGAATTTAAGAATTGGGATAAGCCTGGCTTTGAGGATAAGGCGTGGAAAGTGGCAGAAATATTTGCAGATAGGCCTGAATTACAGCTACAGATACATCCTGGCCCGCCTGTAAAAGTGACTCAGACGTTACCTGTGAAGACACTTACTATAAGGCCCAACGGTGCATATATATTTGATATGGGACAGAACTTCGCCGGAATTGTCAGGATCAGGGTGAGAGGTGCGGCAGGAGATACCATACGGTTGCGTTTTGGTGAAAAACTGCATTCGGATGGCCGGTTGATGACGGAAAACTTAAGGAAAGCCAGAGCAACAGATACTTATATATTAAAGGGTGACGCCGGCGGAGAAACCTGGGAGCCCAAATTTACTTTTCACGGGTTTCAGTATGTGGAAGTGAGCGGGTTAAAACAAAAGCCAGATCAGGAAACCGTTAAGGGCCTGGTACTGGGTTCAGACACGCCAAAGGTGGGTCATTTCGAAACGGATAATGCCATGGTGAACCAGCTTTACAGCAATATCGACTGGACGCAGCGGTCTAATTACGTGGAAATACCCACCGATTGTCCCCAACGGGATGAGCGGCTGGCATGGACCGGGGATGCCCAGACTTATGTGAAATCAGCAACTTATAACCGAGATGTTTCCTCCTTTTTTACAAAGTGGATTGTAGACCTTAATGATGCACAATATAACCATGGGGCTTATCCGCTATATGCACCTCGTCCCAATATACGGGATTCGGATACCTTTTCTCCGGGCTGGATGGAAGCAGGTATCGTTTGCCCCTATCAGATATACAGAGCGTATGGTGATACGCGTATGATCAGGCAAGGATGGGCGCACATGACACGTTTCCTTGATTTCCTGGAAAAAAGAAGCAAGGGGGAATATGTGTTCAAAGAAAATAATTTTGCTGACCTTCTTCCAAAGGGCGGCTTCGGCGATTGGCTATCTTTTGGCAAGAAAACGCCTCCTGATATGCTTGCATCTTTTTATTTTTTCTATTGTGCTGATATGATGGCCGAAATGGCGCAGGCAACAGGAAAAACGGCCGATCAGGAACGCTTCTCAAAAATGGCTGTGAAAATACAGGAGGCCATCAAAAATTATTATACCGATGCTTCCGGCAAATTTGTTTGTAATGCTGCTGCCTACGGCAATGGCGAAGGGTATGTGGATGGAGCGCTGGGTTTTACCGGACATACCCAGACGATATATGCCAATGCCATTTATATGAACCTCCTCTCCAAAAATAATACTGCAAAAGCGGGCGAATATCTGATGGACTTGCTGAAAGAAAACGGAGGCAAACTGGGCACAGGTTTCCTGGGAGCAAAGCCATTACTTCCTGCTCTGTCTGCTACCGGGCATACAGATATGGCTTATCGGCTTTTTCTGAGTAAAGAGTTCCCATCCTGGGGGTTTGAGGTAGCCAATGGCTCCACCACTATCTGGGAACGCTGGGATAGCTTCACCAAAGAAGATGGTTTTAAATACAATGCAGCCATGAATTCTTTTAACCATTATGCTTTCGGGGCAGTATGTGAGTGGATGTTTGGCAATGCAGCAGGTATCAAAGCAACACAGCCCGGATATTCTGAATTTACAATCAGACCAGAAATTTCACCCGATGGCATGGGAAAAGAGGGTATCAATGAACTGAAAGCAAGTTATCACTCTGTAAATGGTGAAATAGTATCTTCCTGGAAGAAGGAAGAAGGAAGGTTGCTGATGCATGTGACAGTACCGGTCAATACCAGAGCAGCGATCTGCATTCCGTCTTCCAGTACCTCCACCATCAGGCTCAATGGGAAATCTATACGTCAGTCTGGAGTGGAAAATAAGGGCTGGGAAAATGGGTATGCAATGATTGGGGTGGGTTCGGGAAATTATAGTATAGTAGTTGTAAATAAATAAAAAAATAGTCCCTTCTGTTGAATGAAAAAAGTTGGTTGGTTTGTATTACTTCTTTTACTGAATTTTCATTTCGGATTTTCGCAAACCATCTATGTTTCTCCTGATGGCAAGGACCGGCACGATGGCAGTAAACGAAATCCGGTAGCTTCTCTGGAAAGGGCCAGAGACTTGGCCAGGCAGCTGCACCGGAAGGATGTTTCAAAGCCGATGACCATTTTTATAAAGACCGGAGATTACTATCCCAACCGGGCGCTGGAATTGACATCTGCTGATAGCAATCTGCGGTTTACTTCGGATCCCAATAAAAAGGCAGTTTTCCACGGAGGGTTTAAGATTACCTCATTTCAAAAGATTTCTGACACGTTATGGCTGGCTGATGTTCCGGAAACTCTGATCTCTACGCGGTCATTTGAGCAGCTTTTTGTGAATGGGGACCGGCTGGAACGTGCCAAATTCCCCAACCAGGGGTATTACAATCCCGTGGCTGTTACCGAAACCATTCTTGGAAAAGTGGAAGGTGAAAGAGCCGATTCCGCTCTGCAGCACATCAAAGTACCTGGTGAATGTGTAAATATCCTGGCGGCACTTTCGGAAGAGGAAATAAGGCATACCATCATCCGCTTCAATCACCTGTGGGATAATACCATTAAACCCATCCAACATTTTAACAGGAAGGATTCAACCGTTACCATTTCAGGGGTACAGATGCAGCCCTGGAACAGGATTACGGTGCAATCTGTTTTTACACTGGAAAATCTTAAATCTGCTCTGGACAAACCGGGGGAATGGTACCTGGAAAACGGAAACAAGTTATATTACAGGCCGCGGGTCGGAGAAAAAATAGAAACCTGCCAGTTCACGGCGCCTTTTCTGGAGCAGCTGATTATTATCAGAGGAGATGAAACGGCTGCAAGACCGGTTAAAAATATCACTTTTGAAAACATATCTTTTGAGCATTCGGCGTTTCACATTCCGGAGGGTGGGTTTGAGCCACTGCAGGCAGCTCCTTTTGCACCTGCGCTGGTTGAGGCGGACTATTCAGCACATATCAGTTTCAGGAACTGTGCTTTTCAGCACACCGGTTCCTATGCCATGTGGTTCAGGAAAAGCTCACATATTGATATCCGTAAAAATTACTTTCAGGACCTGGGAGCCGGTGGCCTCAAAATCGGAGAAACGTCGCTGCCCGCCGACAGCACGCTGGTAACGCATCATGTCAGCATTGAAAATAATATTTTTCATTCGGGCGGGCGCATTCTGAGCTGTGGTGTCGGGATCATTGTTTTTCATGGTCATCACAACAGGATCGTCCATAATGAAATTGCCGATTTCAGGTATACCGGTATTTCCTGCGGCTGGGTTTGGGGTTATCAAAAAAGTCCGTCGCACCACAATCTCATCGCTGATAATCACATTCATCATCTGGGATGGGCGGAAATGAGCGACATGGGCGGTATTTATCTGCTGGGAATTTCTCCGGGGACCGAGGTGAGGAACAATCGTATACATGATATATATGCACTGGATTACGGCGGCTGGGGTATTTACACGGATGAAGGATCGAGCCATATTCTCGTGCGGGATAATCTGGTATACAGATGTAAAAATGCCGGTTTCCATCAGCATTATGGCAGGGATAATCTCATCACCAACAATATTTTTGCTTATAATATCAAGGCGCAGTTACAGGCTACCCGGGTGGAAACTACCCACTCTTTCACCTTCCGGAACAATATCGTATCTTATACCGGAACAGATCTGCTGATGGGCCCCTGGGAAAAGGTACGTATGGTATCGGATTCAAATTGTTACTGGAACCAGGATGGTACGGTATTATTTAAGAAAGAACAGTTAAAGGGTTGGCAAACCCGGAACAGAGACATTCATAGCGTGATAGAAAATCCGGGATTTCTGAAGCCAGAGGCGGATGACTTTCGCTTTGATCACCGGGTGTTGGCTCGAAAAATCGGTTTCAAATATTTTGACTATACACAGGCGGGCGTATATGGAAGCAGGGCCTGGAGGGACAGGGCAAAATTGGATCAGCGGATACGAAGAGACTTTGAGTTAGTTGTAAACCGTAATGAGGCATTAAAAAAATAAAGATGGGAAAATCCCGCAGACGAAACCACCTCCGCGGGGCTTTCTCTACCTAGGAGGCCTGAAGCCTTTCCAGACAAACGGCCAGGCTGTCGCGCCAATAAGGTATTTTGATAGCAAAAGTACTTTTCAACCTGGACTTATCCATGACGGAATAAGCGGGGCGCACTGCTTTGGTCACGTACTCAGAGGTTTTGACAGGATTAACTATGACATCCGTCCCGCTGATATCAAAAATGGTTTTTGCAAAATCGAACCAGCTCGTAACTCCTTCGTTACTGTAATGATAGATACCATACTCCTGGCTTCCTGAGCCAATAATATCTAATAGGGCTCCTGCAAGATCAATGGCATAGGTGGGCGAGCCCACCTGGTCAACGATCACCCCCAGGTGGTCGCGTTCACTACCCAGGCGCAGCATGGTTTTAACAAAATTATTTCCGTATTCTGAATACAGCCAGCTCGTTCTTATCGTAAAATGTTCGGGCAGTAAAGTGGCAATGGCTTCTTCTCCCTCAAGCTTGGTGAGACCGTAAACATTCTCCGGCAAGGTGGGGTCCGTTTCATTGAGCAGTTTTGGGATATCGCCTTTAAATACAAAGTCGGTAGAGATATGAATCAATACAGCACCGTATTTTTTACAGGCTTCCGCTATATAGGCCGCTCCGTCCCGGTTTACTTTCCTGCAAATTTCCTGTTCATCTTCGGCTTTGTCCACTGCCGTATAAGCTGCGCAATTAATGACGTAGGAAGGCTGTTCTTTGGCAAATAACTGATCCAGCAGTGTAGGGTCCAGGATATTACCCTCCGTTTCGGAAGGGAAGGAGATATCCGTAATGTTTCTTTCTCCGGAAACTTTTTTCAGACAACTGCCAAGCTGGCCGGATGCACCCAAAACAACTATTTTCATACAACGATTTTAAGTAAATGTAGATTGGCAAAGATAAACAATAGGCAATAAATCAAACGCGCTCACAAAAAAAAGGTCTGACCACGTTTCAGCAGACAGACCGGCATTAAGATAACGTTGAGTAAAATTTATTGATAATTTTTAGAAGATATCGGAAAGGCAATAAGCGAGATTCATTTTGCCCGTCCGATATTTTGATGGTGAAGCATAATCGTAATAGCTGATATTCCACATAGCATGTTCCAGATTGGACACTATGTTCAAAAAGGTATGGATCTTTACTGACCTCTTCCCAATACCATCACCTGAACCGTTTTAAAGATCAGCGAAACGTCGTCCATTACGCTGTACGATTTAAGGTACTGCAGATCGTATTTAAGACGTTCCACATTCTTGGCAACAGTATCTGCATACCCTACGTTGATCTGCCCTATGGACGTGATGCCGGGTTTTACCGTAAGCAGCCTTTGAAAATCATGCGGTTCGGCCTCCATGAGCATGTCTACATCATATTTGTATAGAGGACGTGGGCCCACCACTGACATTTCACCTTTTAATACATTCAGGAACTGCGGTAGCTCATCCAGTCTCGATTTTCTTAAAATCCTGCCGATCGGTGTGATGCGTGGATCATTGTCTCCCTGAGAATGCTTTAAACCCATTTTGTCCGCATCCACATACATGCTTCTGAATTTGTATATCTCAAAAATCTGCCCCCATTGTCCACTGCGTTTTTGTTTAAAAAATACAGGCCCGGGGGATGCAACTTTAATAATCGCCGCTATAAGCAGGAATACAGGTGCGCCCAGTATCATGACGATGGAGGAGAAAATCAGGTCGAAGCTCCTTTTCATGGTCTGCTCGTTGAAGCTTGAAAACGGCTTGGTATTCACCTGAATGATAGGGTACATGTCGTGGTATTCAATGGTTGCGCGGTTGGTCATAAATCCCCGGAAGTCCGGAACCAGTCTCACCTGTGTTTTCTGCCGTTCTCCCAGTTTAATCACACCTTGCACCTGCTCGTCGGTCATATCCGAGAGGCAGCAGTAGAGATAGTCAACCTGCTCTGTTCTGATCAGATTTTCAAGGGAATTCAGTTCGTTGCCCCTGTTTTTGAACTCAAATGAACCGCAAAACCGGTAACCCAGTTCTTTGCGGTCTTTGTAAAAATCGCGTATCAGCGAAGCAACATTACCCGTGCCGACGATTGCGTAACGGTTAAAATTGTAACCTGCCTGGCGGTACATTTTAAGTACCATGATGGCAACTGCGCGGGAAGCCATTGCCGACGCGAAATAAAGTCCGTAAGTAGCCAGGAACTGAATCCTTGAATAATCTTCTCCTTTTTGTGTAAGGTAAAGGAATGCCATCATGAACGCCGCATGTACCACCAAAGCTTTCACAAAGTTGGTCAGCTGAATGTTGAAATGATACGACAACCGGGTGAACAGGTAGGTTTTGAAAATGTGTATTGTAAATATCCAAACCAGATTGGCAACCAGGAGCAAATTAATATACTGGTTATCCATAATGTCTGCGGGGTGCCCGAATCTGAAAAGATAGGCGGAGAGAAAAGACAGATTCAAAAGGACCAAATCAGTCCAAAGATGAATTTTAGGGAGAAGACCTGCGTAACGACTTTTCATAAGTACTATTAGTGTTGAGTAACCTATTAGTGTTGAGTAACTTCAGTTTTAAATTGTACCTTTTTATCCGGGTAATCACATTCGCTTCTGTCTCTGTGATTTTTCACTTATCCAATACAATACCTCAATCTTATTAAATCTATGCCACAATCGAATGCATGTAGTAGTAATTCAATTATTTTATAGAATGATTTCTTACGACAAGTTTAAGTTATTCCGGTATTATATCCAAGTATAGCTTGATGGTTATTTTGTTAATTTATTGATTATTAAATTATTAGGTAATTTATTTTTTTAAAATAACAAGAAATTCTTTTTATTGTTCTATTTGTAAGGGCCGAAAATCGGAAAGTTTAAGCTGTTTTTACAATTATGTTGTAGAATATTGTAGTATGTTTTCTTGATTTTTTTCTACAAGCGAAGTTGCGGATTTTAGGGCTCAATAGGGCCTTCGTACGTCCCTGAGGGCAATATTGATTTGGAAGGCCGCGGAGTTGAAAAATTTCGTTAAACAGCCATTTTTTTTGAGTAGAGTTCTTAAAATATTAATATTTTAAGAAGAGGTTTAACCCTGGCCTTATGGGGAATGTGGGGCGAAACAAGCAGGCTGGGGAATTTTTCCCCAAGTTGTTTCAGAGCTATCATTTGGAAATAAACTTGTGAGCAAATCGGGTGTCATGTGGGGGATGATCTATTGCTTAGGAGCTGTTATTATGGAGAAGATTCGCTTCCAGAGCATACTCAGCACAATACCGGCTGCACCTCCCGCCGCTCCCCATACAATATCCATCAGGTCAAAATGACGATGGGACAGGAAAAGCTGGCCCACTTCTGCTATGGTTACGGCAAATGTGAGGAGCAATAAATAAAAAAAGCGGAATGAAGGAGGCGTTATTCCCTTAGGGCGGGGGAGGAATTCGGTAAGCAGCCCAAGAAATACGAAGGGTACCCCGGTGCGTAACCTTCCATGAACGTTGGTCCATTTCGCCAGTACGGATGGGAAATACCAGCTTTCATGGAAGTCGGGGCTGGGCAGCCAGCTGAGGTAAAAAACGATCAGAATGCCGATTGCTGCGCATATACCAGAGAACAGTTTGACGGACATGTTTTTTACAAGGCTGGAATAAGGCTCAGTAAGTACTTCCCGTAACCACTTTTTACAAGAGGCGCTGCCAAAGTGGCCAGTTGATTTTCATCAATAAAGCCCATTCGGAATGCCACTTCTTCAATACATCCTATTTTAAGTCCCTGGCGCTCCTCAATCACCTGCACAAACTGACCCGCCTGCATGAGGGACTCAAATGTTCCGGTATCGAGCCAGGCGGTGCCACGGTCCAGCACGCCAACTTTCAATTTCCCAAGTTCAAGGTACTTCTTGTTGACGTCGGTTATTTCAATTTCTCCGCGAGGAGACGGTTTGACGTTTCTTGCTATTTCCACTACATCGTTATCGTAAAAATAAAGCCCTGGGACTGCGTAGTTGGACTTGGGCTGTACCGGTTTTTCTTCGATGGATAGGGCGTTGAAGTCAGGATCAAACTCTACTACCCCGTAGCGTTCGGGATCATGAACCTGATAGGCGTAAATCACCCCGCCGTCGGGATCGTTGTTGGCCTGCAGGAGTTTGGAAAGACCAGATCCATAGAAGATATTGTCGCCCAATACGAGGGCGACTTTGTCAGTACCAATGAAATCGGCTCCGATGATGAAAGCCTGCGCAAGTCCGTCAGGTGTGGGTTGGACTGCATAACTGAATTTGCATCCCATGCTGCTGCCATCTCCCAAAAGCTTTTGAAAATGGGGAAGGTCATGGGGCGTAGAGATGACCAAAATTTCGCTGATACCCGACAACATCAAAATGGAAAGGGGGTAATAGATCATCGGCTTGTCGTAAACCGGCATTAATTGTTTGCTAACCGCTAACGTCAGGGGATGCAGGCGTGTACCTGACCCGCCAGCCAATATGATACCTTTCATTTTTTTAGAAATTAAATCGTTGATTAAGTGATGATTAAATAGTTGGCGAACAGGGCGGCTCTGACACTACCGGCCTGTATACATACCCTCATAATAATGCTGGTAGGCGCCGGAAGTAACATGGTTCAGCCATTGCTCGTTGGCAAGGTACCAGTCCACCGTTTTTTTCAGGCCTTCGGCAAACTGGAGTGAAGGCGTCCAGCCCAGTTCATTTTTTAGTTTGGAGGCATCAATGGCATAACGCAGGTCATGCCCGGCGCGGTCGGTTACGTAATGAATCAGTTTTTCAGAAGAGCCCGGTTCCCTGCCAAGTTTTACGTCCATGGTACGGCAGAGGAGGAGTACCAGGTCAATATTTTTCCATTCGTTGTGGCCGCCGATGTTATAGGTTTCTCCAACTTTGCCCTGATGAAAAATAACGTCGATGGCCCTAGCGTGATCTTCCACGTATAACCAGTCACGGATATTTTCGCCTTTTCCATAAACAGGCAATGATTTTTCATGGATGATATTGTGTATCATCAGCGGGATCAGCTTTTCGGGGAAATGGTTGGGGCCATAGTTATTGGAGCAATTGGATATCACCACCGGCAGTTTGTAGGTATTATGGTAAGCCCTTACGAAATGATCCGATGAAGCTTTGGAAGCACTGTATGGCGACCGGGGGTCGTATTTGGTGGTTTCCAGAAAAAACTCGCCGGGGTCATGCAGTTCGCCGTAAACTTCGTCGGTTGAAACGTGGTAAAACAAATGCTCCTGCATGGTATCTTTCCATGATTTTTTCGCGGCATTGAGCAAATTTACGGTACCGATCACATTCGTCATCACAAAAGCCATCGGGTCCGAAATGGAACGGTCAACATGTGATTCCGCAGCCAGGTGAATTACTCCATAAAAGTTGTTTTCCTCAAAAAGCTGGTCAATAAATCCGGCATCGGTAATATCTCCTTTTACGAAGGTATAGTTTGTCTCATTTTCAATATCGCGCAGGTTTTCAAGATTGCCTGCGTAGGTGAGCGCATCCAAGTTAAATAGCTGGTAATCCGGATATTGTTTTACCAAACGGCGTACCACGTGCGAACCAATGAAACCGGCTCCGCCCGTTATCAGTATTTTTTTCATTTTAGCTGAGTTAAATCGAAAGGTATGAGCAGGTCACTGATGCAGGCTTTCTTTGAATAAATCCTGGAATAAAGGTAGTAACTGGTCCTTTTCAGAAACAATCGGGTTGGTGACGTTCCAGGGTATGGCCAGGTAAGGATCATCCCAGCGCAAGCCTCCCTCAGCCGCCTTGTTATACTGGCCGGTACATTTATAATGAAAAATGCTGTCTTCCAAGGCAGCAAAGCCATGAGCGAAACCTTCGGGAATAAATACCATGTTACCGCTTTCCCCGTCGAGCTCAAAAAGTTCGTATTGGCCGAAAGTAGGAGACTGTGGCCTCAGGTCCAGTGCTAGGTCCAGCACACGGCCTTTGATCAC
This portion of the Dyadobacter sp. CECT 9275 genome encodes:
- a CDS encoding alpha-L-rhamnosidase-related protein, with amino-acid sequence MKKTSPLFLFLLVVNALYSSAQKLPPVFGDETQYQTDSRVRSYLTARRIVWMSDHTGAFIKGPQNLLLPGSGQADLVHKNFCTLKSTDKIKPGIVLDFGKEIQGGIQLVTDQPSNHNPIRVRIRFGESVSESMSDIDTIQGATNDHAMRDFTMEVPWLGTIQVGNSGFRFVRIDLVEPNRELQLKEARAIFEYRDIPYLGSFKSNDQRLNQIWNTGAYTVHLNMQEYLWDGIKRDRLVWVGDMHPEVMTINTVFGKNEVVAKSLDHARDITPLPGWMNGISAYSMWWVLIHRDLYKNQGDREYLRKQQRYLVGLLDQLIGKTKDHSEALDGGRFLDWPSSENSKGVHAGLQAMMVMTLEAGAELCLILDEPAQAAKCKETVSRLKLYIPDANNSKQAAALLALAGLVDAKKANTEVISQGECERFSTFYGYYMLQAKAKAGDYQGALDCIRNYWGGMLDMGATTFWEDFDLAWTKNAAPITDLVPEGKDDIHGDFGAYCYKNLRHSLCHGWASGPTSWLSEHVLGISVVEPGGKTIRIQPNLGDLQWAEGTYPTPMGIVKVRHEKQTDGKIKSTIDVPKGVKVLR
- a CDS encoding alpha-L-rhamnosidase, with the translated sequence MKKIIFYLFTSLIPGIVSQASDLTPRLLKCEYKQHPVTDVTSPRLSWELTSAVANQKQTGYQILVATSVDKLTPEKSDLWNSGKMPGRQTNQVEYHGKALASRMICYWKVRSWDKNGLPGPWSKAARWEMGLLGKNEWKGEWIGMDLDHLGKGPEYHLPPAPYTRKEIRITQRVKKARLYVTALGLYEFSVNGKKVGDAFLAPGWTDYDKRVYYQVYDVTDRVVQGTNALAAQISYGWYAGYLGYALLVKNPVVRAFYGKVPVLKAQLEVNYENGESETFVTGKDWKVNYGALQESDILNGETYDARLEFKNWDKPGFEDKAWKVAEIFADRPELQLQIHPGPPVKVTQTLPVKTLTIRPNGAYIFDMGQNFAGIVRIRVRGAAGDTIRLRFGEKLHSDGRLMTENLRKARATDTYILKGDAGGETWEPKFTFHGFQYVEVSGLKQKPDQETVKGLVLGSDTPKVGHFETDNAMVNQLYSNIDWTQRSNYVEIPTDCPQRDERLAWTGDAQTYVKSATYNRDVSSFFTKWIVDLNDAQYNHGAYPLYAPRPNIRDSDTFSPGWMEAGIVCPYQIYRAYGDTRMIRQGWAHMTRFLDFLEKRSKGEYVFKENNFADLLPKGGFGDWLSFGKKTPPDMLASFYFFYCADMMAEMAQATGKTADQERFSKMAVKIQEAIKNYYTDASGKFVCNAAAYGNGEGYVDGALGFTGHTQTIYANAIYMNLLSKNNTAKAGEYLMDLLKENGGKLGTGFLGAKPLLPALSATGHTDMAYRLFLSKEFPSWGFEVANGSTTIWERWDSFTKEDGFKYNAAMNSFNHYAFGAVCEWMFGNAAGIKATQPGYSEFTIRPEISPDGMGKEGINELKASYHSVNGEIVSSWKKEEGRLLMHVTVPVNTRAAICIPSSSTSTIRLNGKSIRQSGVENKGWENGYAMIGVGSGNYSIVVVNK
- a CDS encoding right-handed parallel beta-helix repeat-containing protein — translated: MKKVGWFVLLLLLNFHFGFSQTIYVSPDGKDRHDGSKRNPVASLERARDLARQLHRKDVSKPMTIFIKTGDYYPNRALELTSADSNLRFTSDPNKKAVFHGGFKITSFQKISDTLWLADVPETLISTRSFEQLFVNGDRLERAKFPNQGYYNPVAVTETILGKVEGERADSALQHIKVPGECVNILAALSEEEIRHTIIRFNHLWDNTIKPIQHFNRKDSTVTISGVQMQPWNRITVQSVFTLENLKSALDKPGEWYLENGNKLYYRPRVGEKIETCQFTAPFLEQLIIIRGDETAARPVKNITFENISFEHSAFHIPEGGFEPLQAAPFAPALVEADYSAHISFRNCAFQHTGSYAMWFRKSSHIDIRKNYFQDLGAGGLKIGETSLPADSTLVTHHVSIENNIFHSGGRILSCGVGIIVFHGHHNRIVHNEIADFRYTGISCGWVWGYQKSPSHHNLIADNHIHHLGWAEMSDMGGIYLLGISPGTEVRNNRIHDIYALDYGGWGIYTDEGSSHILVRDNLVYRCKNAGFHQHYGRDNLITNNIFAYNIKAQLQATRVETTHSFTFRNNIVSYTGTDLLMGPWEKVRMVSDSNCYWNQDGTVLFKKEQLKGWQTRNRDIHSVIENPGFLKPEADDFRFDHRVLARKIGFKYFDYTQAGVYGSRAWRDRAKLDQRIRRDFELVVNRNEALKK
- the rfbD gene encoding dTDP-4-dehydrorhamnose reductase, which encodes MKIVVLGASGQLGSCLKKVSGERNITDISFPSETEGNILDPTLLDQLFAKEQPSYVINCAAYTAVDKAEDEQEICRKVNRDGAAYIAEACKKYGAVLIHISTDFVFKGDIPKLLNETDPTLPENVYGLTKLEGEEAIATLLPEHFTIRTSWLYSEYGNNFVKTMLRLGSERDHLGVIVDQVGSPTYAIDLAGALLDIIGSGSQEYGIYHYSNEGVTSWFDFAKTIFDISGTDVIVNPVKTSEYVTKAVRPAYSVMDKSRLKSTFAIKIPYWRDSLAVCLERLQAS
- a CDS encoding sugar transferase, yielding MKSRYAGLLPKIHLWTDLVLLNLSFLSAYLFRFGHPADIMDNQYINLLLVANLVWIFTIHIFKTYLFTRLSYHFNIQLTNFVKALVVHAAFMMAFLYLTQKGEDYSRIQFLATYGLYFASAMASRAVAIMVLKMYRQAGYNFNRYAIVGTGNVASLIRDFYKDRKELGYRFCGSFEFKNRGNELNSLENLIRTEQVDYLYCCLSDMTDEQVQGVIKLGERQKTQVRLVPDFRGFMTNRATIEYHDMYPIIQVNTKPFSSFNEQTMKRSFDLIFSSIVMILGAPVFLLIAAIIKVASPGPVFFKQKRSGQWGQIFEIYKFRSMYVDADKMGLKHSQGDNDPRITPIGRILRKSRLDELPQFLNVLKGEMSVVGPRPLYKYDVDMLMEAEPHDFQRLLTVKPGITSIGQINVGYADTVAKNVERLKYDLQYLKSYSVMDDVSLIFKTVQVMVLGRGQ